A genomic segment from Ptychodera flava strain L36383 chromosome 23 unlocalized genomic scaffold, AS_Pfla_20210202 Scaffold_23__1_contigs__length_28996876_pilon, whole genome shotgun sequence encodes:
- the LOC139123420 gene encoding phosphatidylcholine transfer protein-like — protein sequence MSSIYRYSHTLVLSCIATWTLISRFKQVPICRIFFGAVPRTPKMSDQPVAVMFPEDKFVEACNDLENPNLDGYEFFTESHGIKIYRRYIEESGLYEYKVFGTLEDLDPEICAQVYMDLEYRKKWDGYVYELKPVTEDGKSGVYWQVNFPFPMSNRDYVYMRQLKEFDIDDKHIWAVLGKSEPFKCEPERKSVIRVDDFHQSMVLRSDGKNGTKAFMHYYDNPKGMIPTWLINWAAKTGVPKFLTDMQKACKGYPEYLKTKQS from the exons ATGAGTTCAATCTACCGCTATTCACACACACTGGTTCTATCCTGCATAGCGACGTGGACTCTAATATCTCGATTTAAACAGGTTCCCATCTGCAGGATCTTCTTTGGCGCTGTTCCTCGAACGCCTAAGATGTCGGACCAGCCGGTGGCCGTGATGTTTCCGGAGGACAAGTTCGTTGAAGCGTGCAACGATTTGGAAAACCCGAATCTCGATGGATACGAATTTTTCACGGAGTCGCATGGCATCAAGATATACCGACGGTATATCGAG GAATCTGGTCTGTATGAATACAAAGTATTTGGAACTCTTGAAGACCTGGATCCTGAAATTTGTGCCCAAGTTTACATGGATCTGGAGTACAGAAAGAAATGGGACGGTTATGTTTATG AATTGAAACCGGTAACTGAGGATGGAAAAAGCGGAGTCTACTGGCAAGTTAACTTTCCATTCCCGATGTCAAATAGAGAC TATGTCTACATGCGACAGTTGAAAGAATTCGACATAGACGACAAACACATATGGGCCGTCCTCGGTAAAAGTGAACCGTTTAAATGTGAACCTGAACGAAAGAGTGTCATACGAGTCGACGATTTTCATCAGAGTATGGTGCTCAGATCTGACGGTAAAAACGGGACAAAAG CCTTCATGCATTATTATGACAATCCAAAGGGGATGATTCCAACATGGCTTATCAACTGGGCAGCCAAG ACTGGAGTACCAAAGTTTTTAACCGATATGCAAAAAGCCTGCAAGGGATATCCTGAGTATCTGAAAACGAAGCAATCATAA
- the LOC139123427 gene encoding SH3 domain-binding protein 5-like codes for MAEVRKSADENDEQGDSYSDEETLDPRVKEELERLNKATDEINGLEVQLDEARAAFRQSLNESTNVLNCHSKKLGSCIEKARPYYEARQTAKRAQQAIQDAALKFERANSMLAAAKEMVDVAEHGLIVEKRTFDANWQEMLNHATMKVNEAEHDRAVVELEHQRTAAEFDEAERLVKKLQRSLKKNISKSRPYFDAKHQFNQQLEDQKIKVTELEKRVLKAKRSYSMALKTLEAISDRIHKQRSSGRCPWNQEVMGRCRGPSADSPNDSCPDFDETVQKEYVVLPHRNNSIKRHNVPHPRVRALSDSAVPDPHSILLAYESTEHLDEEGWDTGSQSTAGDDTEREDDLEFSLQRKENCVAATQTDDPVISSHDITIRVHDDANKVVEMMENVTLQDKNETTDFNDVATASKTESENSPTAETAPSGDTADIATASGHENETSPSTSDTAPSSVHQHVTDRVIAALGEEHETYL; via the exons ATGGCAGAGGTTCGCAAGTCCGCAGATGAAAACGATGAACAAGGGGACAGCTATTCGGACGAGGAAACCCTAGACCCCCGAGTTAAG GAAGAACTGGAGAGACTGAACAAAGCCACAGATGAAATCAATGGGCTTGAAGTTCAACTTGAT GAGGCAAGGGCAGCTTTCAGACAGTCCTTGAATGAATCCACAAACGTCTTGAATTGTCACTCCAAGAAGCTCGGCTCCTGCATTGAGAAGGCACGACCTTACTATGAAGCAAGACAAACAGCAAAGCGA GCTCAGCAGGCAATCCAAGATGCAGCATTGAAGTTTGAAAGGGCCAACAGCATGCTGGCTGCAGCCAAGGAGATGGTTGATGTCGCAGAGCATGGACTGATAGTTGAGAAGAGAACCTTTGACGCCAACTGGCAAGAAATGCTCAACCATGCAACAATGAAG GTTAATGAGGCTGAACACGATAGAGCTGTAGTTGAACTTGAGCATCAGAGAACAGCCGCAGAGTTTGACGAAGCTGAGAGACTTGTGAAGAAACTGCAGCGATCACTGAAGAAAAACATCAGCAAGTCAAG GCCCTACTTTGATGCCAAACATCAGTTTAACCAACAGCTGGAG GACCAGAAGATCAAAGTGACCGAACTGGAAAAGAGAGTGTTAAAAGCTAAGAGATCGTATTCCATGGCACTGAAAACCCTGGAAGCTATCAGCGACCGGATACATAAGCAGCGGAGCAGCGGAAGATGTCCATGGAACCAAGAGGTCATGGGTCGGTGCCGAGGACCCAGTGCGGATTCGCCGAATGATTCGTGCCCTGACTTTGACGAGACTGTGCAGAAGGAGTACGTGGTCTTGCCACACCGGAACAACTCTATCAAAAGACATAATGTTCCCCACCCAAGGGTGCGAGCGTTATCCGATAGTGCCGTTCCCGACCCGCACTCCATATTGCTGGCATACGAATCAACAGAGCATCTGGATGAGGAAGGCTGGGATACCGGAAGCCAGTCAACGGCAGGGGATGACACAGAACGAGAGGATGATTTGGAGTTTTCACTCCAGCGGAAAGAAAACTGTGTCGCAGCTACTCAGACGGATGATCCAGTCATCAGCTCACATGACATTACCATAAGGGTGCATGACGATGCTAACAAAGTGGTCGAAATGATGGAAAATGTAACGCTGCAGGACAAGAATGAGACAACAGACTTTAATGATGTAGCGACAGCTAGTAAAACTGAGAGTGAAAACTCCCCGACAGCTGAAACAGCGCCCTCTGGTGATACAGCTGACATTGCCACTGCCAGTGGACACGAAAATGAAACCTCACCATCGACATCTGacacagcgccctcaagcgtTCATCAACACGTAACAGATCGCGTAATAGCAGCACTCGGAGAAGAGCATGAAACATATCTGTAG